Below is a window of Candidatus Omnitrophota bacterium DNA.
CGCTAGTTTTTTCTTGGGTAAAGCCGCATCTGAACTTGAAGCAGAGGATTATCTTGCCTTAGGCCGGGCGCGTCAACAGGAAGCTGCCCGGGCGTCGGCAAAGCTGGGGTTACCTCCGAATGATCTGATATTTTTAAGCTATCCGGACAATGGCTTGGCAAGCCTGTGGCTCCAGAACGCGGGGGAGAGATACGAATCGGAATACACCGGGGAAGACAGGTCAGTTTACGCGTTAACCTATTCCCGGGCCATAAAGGGGTATACCCGCGCTAACCTGATCAGGGATATTAAAGATATAATCAAAGAGCTCAAACCGCGGGATGTCTATGCTCCTTCTCCGCTGGACAGGCACAAAGACCACGTTGCCTGCGCCGACTTCTTAAATAAAGCCCTTGATGAATTGCGCAGCGATCAAAAAAACAAATTTATCCCTCCCCAGGTTTTTTATTATTCTATCCATTTGCCCGGCCGTCAGGCCGGGCCTGCTTTAAATCCGGATTTGTCTCTGACGCAGGGCAGCCATTCTGTAAAAACGGCTAAATCACAAGCGATACAAGAATATCATTCGCAACTTTCTTCCCCCACCGTAAAGAGAATTGCTGCGCGATCCCTTGAGAATAAAGAATACTTTTACCGGGTCCCTGATTCCCCGGGGGCTTATCTTGGTTCGGTATATCGGCAGTGGGCTGATGCAGCAGGCGAGATGAAAAGAAGGGGATATAACCTTAATATGGGCGTGATTGCCGATGTGGCCGGGGATATAAACGACCAAAGGATAGATCTGGTAAGAAAACAAAAGATTTTTTCGGATGATTCAACAGAGGTTTCCCGGTTGGTCAATAGGATCGCGCAAGCCTTGGATGACTTTGGGGTAATCCCTGTGGTAAAACATTTTCCAGGGTTGGGAAGCGTGTACCGTGATACCCATAAATGGCTGCCTAAGGTTAATTCTTCTCGTCGAGACATTTATAATAAAGACCTGCTCCCGTATAAAGACCTGATCCGGTCCGGGAGGCATTTTATGGTTATGACCAGCCATGCCGTATATCCCTGCCTGGATGATAAACCCGCGTCGCTATCTTATAAGATCCAAAGCGTTATTTTAAGAAAGGAACTGGGTTTTCAGGGGTTGATAATCTCGGATGAGTTAGGGATGCAGGCTTTGGGGGAATACGCTATTCAGCGGGGTATCCCTGCTCCCCATATCGGAGAGCTCGCTGTTTTATCTTTTGCCGCCGGAACGGATATGGCTATAATTTACCCGGAACCGGAAAGGGCGGATGAGATCATCCTTTCGGTGATCCTGGCGGTAAAACAAGCGGTAAAAGAAGGCCGGCTGAGCCGGAAAGCGCTCGATGAATCGGTAAGCAGGATCTTAAAAGAAAAAGAGGGGGTTTTCGATAAAGATCTGGAGGGGTTGTTGAATGTTATGACCATTGATGAAAAGATCTGCCAGAAACTCATCATCGATATTTACGCTGATCCGGCGATAGCACTCAAATACGCGATAGGCGGAATACACGCGCGGGATCATAAGATAATCCCTGAGATCCAGTCCAAGGCCCAAATACCGGTTTTTATTTTTGGGCAGTATGAAGGCGGGGGTATAATCGAGGCCGGGCTTATTCCTTATGTTGAAACCGGCTATCTTATAGGCCGCGAATTCGCCCGGGCCGTCAAATCGCGCGTATCCCGGAACAGGGATAATTATAAGCAAGAAGAGGCTGTTGATCAGCTTCAGGAGCCGGTCTTTGATTTTAGCCGGTTGGGTGAGGAAGAACGCGCGAAGATCATAAATATACTCGCCGCTTCTGTGGATGGGCATATCAGATTTTATGAACATCTGCGGGATAAAAAGGGTTTTCCGCTGCCTAATCCGGAACACCTCTCCCCCGTAAGTATGGATAATGAAAATCATCTTTTAGGCGTTAAATTCAGGGATTTTTCCGGAGTCCCGGTAAAATGGCTGCGGAATTTTCCAGACCGAAACACCGCTGTCTGCGCTTATTGGGTCTTTAAGAAGACTTTTGAAGAATGGGCAAAAGAAGAAAAAGCGAGGGGTAATGATGGGGGAGGGTCTTGGGATGAAAAGATGCTTTCCCGGCTTAACCGGTTTAAAGTCATGCTCCTGGAGATCAAATGAAGCTTAACGCTGACGCGAAGATCGTTTGTCTTATATTAATTTTGGCTGTTGTATTTGCGGTTTGGGCCAAACCGCACCGCGAAGGCGACGGCGTTTCTTATTACATGATGGTTAGTTCATTGGCCCAAGACGGAGATCTTATCCTGGACAGCCGCGATGAGGCCAGGTGGAATAAAGAGAATTTTGAAGGTATCCCTGTTGGGGTGTATGTCCGGTTCGACGACAAAGGGTATATGCGTTATGCCAAACCCGCGTTATATCCATTGTTTGCCGCCCCGTTCCTTTTTGTCATAGGCAGGTATGGTTTGGTGGTTTTGAACGGATTACTTCTTGGTATGATCGTGGTTTTTTCTTATTTGGGCTTACGCCGGT
It encodes the following:
- a CDS encoding PIG-L family deacetylase; amino-acid sequence: MISRAVGNNQKAKVVFITNGDASAETASFFLGKAASELEAEDYLALGRARQQEAARASAKLGLPPNDLIFLSYPDNGLASLWLQNAGERYESEYTGEDRSVYALTYSRAIKGYTRANLIRDIKDIIKELKPRDVYAPSPLDRHKDHVACADFLNKALDELRSDQKNKFIPPQVFYYSIHLPGRQAGPALNPDLSLTQGSHSVKTAKSQAIQEYHSQLSSPTVKRIAARSLENKEYFYRVPDSPGAYLGSVYRQWADAAGEMKRRGYNLNMGVIADVAGDINDQRIDLVRKQKIFSDDSTEVSRLVNRIAQALDDFGVIPVVKHFPGLGSVYRDTHKWLPKVNSSRRDIYNKDLLPYKDLIRSGRHFMVMTSHAVYPCLDDKPASLSYKIQSVILRKELGFQGLIISDELGMQALGEYAIQRGIPAPHIGELAVLSFAAGTDMAIIYPEPERADEIILSVILAVKQAVKEGRLSRKALDESVSRILKEKEGVFDKDLEGLLNVMTIDEKICQKLIIDIYADPAIALKYAIGGIHARDHKIIPEIQSKAQIPVFIFGQYEGGGIIEAGLIPYVETGYLIGREFARAVKSRVSRNRDNYKQEEAVDQLQEPVFDFSRLGEEERAKIINILAASVDGHIRFYEHLRDKKGFPLPNPEHLSPVSMDNENHLLGVKFRDFSGVPVKWLRNFPDRNTAVCAYWVFKKTFEEWAKEEKARGNDGGGSWDEKMLSRLNRFKVMLLEIK